Within Pelotomaculum schinkii, the genomic segment GCATGAGCGCCCTCCCGGCCAGCATGGAGCTCTCGTCCTGGACCTGGAAGAGTCCCTCCCGGAAGCTGTCAAGAGCACCAAGGGAGAGGAATCCCTCTATATACAGTCCTTCCGGAGCAAAACCGGTTTTAACAACCGACAGTCCTTCCCGGGTGAGCCTGTCCGCCAGGCCGTCCCTGTTAATTTTTAGAGTGTTGGTGCGTATGGTATTGGGGGCGGGCTCGTTGTCGGCACGGCAGATGGCAATAGTATCCTTAAGTCCAAATTCTTCCAGCCAGCGTTTGATCAGCCAGACAGGGTGGGAGTATTTCAGCGCAATATGCTCCACCGGGTCCTCCTCCAGCGCCGGGTATTTAATGTCGCCAAGCCGCCGCGCTACGTTGCGCAGCACGCCGTTGACAAAGCGTACCACCCCCTGGTGGCCGTATTGGCGCGCCAGTTCCGCCGCTTCATTGCAGGCTGCGGCAGGAGGCACCCGGTCCATAAACATCAGCTGGTAAACTCCGAGCCTCAAGATGTTGCGCACAGCCGGCGACTGGCGGGCCAGGGGCTGGCTGACAAACTGTGCCAGGACCCAATCCAGCGTGTTCAGGGAACGCAGAGCGCCATAGGACAGCTCTGTGGCAAAGGCCCGGTCAAGCTTGCCGGGCCTGTATTTTTCAAGGACCTTATGCAGCGCCAGGTTGGCATAAGCGCCATCCTGCTCAACATCTATGAGTACTCTTAGCGCCAGTCCTCTGGCTGATATTCTGGGCAACCACGCTAACCCCTTCCATATTGTCGTTTATACCTATGTCCTTCCCTGTCCCCGTGAGAGGCTGCCACCTGTCATGTATAAAAAAACGGACTGCCTCCTCCACTTTGGAAAGGGTTATATTCGTGTTAAAACAGGGCCCAAATGGCCGTTCGTTGGCGACACCGAGGACCGGAAGCGGGTTTGAGTCCTGAATGCCGCTGGTCAGGTCACGTTCACAGGCTATGGCGACTATGGCCCGGGGCCGGTATTCCTGCACAAATTTGCGGGCCAGGGTCCCGCCGGTGGCCATACCCACCTTAATACCATAGCGGTCCCTGAGGTCAAGCAGGCTGTTGACCGGACATCTCCCGCAGCGGTGGCAGTTGTCGATATCAACCGTAATCTTATGCGGGCAATCACTGTTCTGCAGGCAGTGAGGCGCCAGCAGCAGGAGCTGGTCCGGCAGGATATTCAACTCCTTGGACCGGACCAGGTGGTTGTTGACTTCAATAAATGAACTTTTAATCCTGTTCACATCAATATGAAAAATCCTGCCGAGGGTAAGGACAATAGGAAAGAAAAGGCTGACGGCAATCCGCATCGGGCCGTGCAGGGCGTTAATATCCCTGGCGTAGAGGATGGTCAGGACTATTCCGCCAATGCCAAAAGCGGCTACGACCATCCCGCCAAACAGCATGCCTGCCAGTGTCAGCAGCAGGATCTGGTTAAACGCCGTCCTGTTGGGGTTAGTGGCCAAGTAGTATATACCGCCCAGAAAGAGGGCCGCTGACAGCAAGCTGACGGCGAGAAGGCCTATAAATAGCCTTTTGCGCACCGGAATTAAGTTGCTTACGAACATTTGGGATCACCTCCGGTGTTTATCTGCTGCCCAGCACAGTTCCAGCCGGGAGTGGGTTGCCTCTGACAAAATCCGCCGCGCTCATGCGCTTGCCGCCCTGCAGCTGAAGTTCCTTGAGCAGGATCAGGCCCTGCCCGGTACCAACCGTGATACCCTCCCGGCCGGCGGCCAGCGCCTGGCCTGGAACGTGACCCATAGCGTCCTCATCCAATACCTCCGCCCGCCATAATTTGAGTACCCTGCCCCAAAGGGTAGTACGGGCGCCCGGCCAGGGGTCCATACCCCTGATCTGGTTAAATAAATGACGTGCGGGCCTCGCCCACTCAACTATTTCATCCTCTGCCTTAAGCATGGGAGCGTAAGAAGGCTCCCCGGTCTGCGGCGCGCCTGCAAGCTCGCCTCTGCCGGTCAGGGCAAGCCCCTTCAGCAGTAACCGCGCGCCAAGGGCGGCCAGTTTATCGTGGACCGCTCCGACATTGTCTGTCTCACGAATCGGCACGGCCTCCTGAAGGAGAACTGCGCCGGTATCCATTCCCTCGTCCATACGCATGATAGTTATCCCCGTCTCCCTTTCCCCGTTCATAACAGCCCAGTGCAGCGGGGCGGCGCCCCGGTATTTCGGCAGCAGGGAAGCGTGTACGTTGACGCAGCCGTATACGGGAAGATAAAGAACAGCCGGGGGAAGGATGCGCCCGTAGGCAGCTACCACAATTATTTCCGGCGACAGTTTTTTTAAAACCTCAATAAAGTCCGGATCTTTAACCCGCTGCGGCTGAAGAACCGGGGTCTGGAAAGCTTGAGCGGCGACTTTAACCGGGGACGCCGCCTCCTTTTTACCCCTTCCCCTGGGCCGGTCAGGCTGGGTTACAACAGCAGCCAGGTCGTGGCCGGCTTGTACCAGGGCTTGCAAGGTGGGGACCGCGAAATCAGGGGTCCCCATAAATACAACCCGCATCTGCAACTCCTCTAATCTTCCTTCTTCTTGATTTTTGATATATTTTTCGCGCGGTCTATGAACAGCACCCCGTCGAGGTGGTCGATTTCGTGCTGGAGGGCTCTGGCAAAAAAACCCTTTGCCCGGAGCCGGCATTCCTTGCCGTTGCGATCAAGTGATTTTACCTCAACCAGGGTTGCCCTGGCCACTTCCCCCATCAGTCCGGGGATGCTGAGGCAAGCTTCGTTATCAATTTCCTGTCCTTCGGAGCGGACAATTTCCGGGTTAATCAGCTCGTGCAGGCCATCCCCGGTATCCACAACGATCACCCGTTTGGATATCCCGACCTGGGGAGCGGCCAGACCAACGCCTTTCGCCATGTACATAGTCCTGGCCATATTATCCAGAAGCTTAATGATATTGGGGGTAATTTTGGGCACCGCCCTGGCTTTTTCTCTCAGGACATCGTCTCCCAATTCAACAATATTGTATACAGTCAAAACCGGAGCCTCCTTTAAACCATACCCTGTGGGTTAATATCTACGTGGACGGACGGCTTAAAAGCCGGTCGTTCCTTGTCCAGAATATTTAAGGCTTCTTTGATCACATCTTTCAAAGTATTGCGGCGCGGTCCTTTCAGTACCAACTGCCAGCGATACTGCCCCTTGATCCTGCTCATTGGGGCGGGGGCCGGGCCCAGGACATCGACAGGTATATTCACACCTGCCGCTATTTTCTCCAGCACTTCTTTCGCCAGCAGCGCTCCCTTTGTTAATGTTTCCTCGTCGGTATGGGTCAACAGCAACCTGGCCAGGTGACTGAAGGGGGGGTAATCCAGCGCGCGCCGGACCGGCGCCTCGCTCCGGTAAAAGCTCTCGTAATCGTGAGCTGCCGCAGCTATGATACTGTAATGGTCCGGTGTGTATGTCTGAATCTGGACCTCTCCGGCCAGACTGCCGCGCCCGGCCCTGCCGGCAACCTGCGTCAAAAGCTGAAAAGTACGCTCGGCGGCCCGGAAATCCGGCATATGCAGAGTCGTATCCGCATTGATTACACCAACCAGGGTCACCTTCGGCAAATCCAAGCCCTTGGCAATCATCTGGGTACCGATCAATATGTCGGCGCGACCATCCCGAAAAGAACTGATAAGCCTTTCATGCGCTCCCCGGCGGGAGGTTGTGTCGCTGTCCATGCGTAAAACTCTCGCCTCCGGGAACAATCGCCGCGCCTCTTCTTCCACCTTCTGGGTGCCCACTCCGAAATGCCTGATATCATCACTGCCGCAGCGGGGGCACAGGACAGGCCGGTTTGTGCTGTAGTTGCAGTAATGACATCGCAGGGTGCCGTCCAGGTGATAGGTGAGGGATATGTCGCAGCTCGGGCACTTGATCACAAGCCCGCACTGGCGGCATACCACAAAGTTGGCATAGCCCCGCCGGTTTAAAAACAGGATCACCTGCTCGTGTCTTTCCAGACGCCGGTTTATGGCCTCAACCAGGGGTACACTGAATATGCCCCGGTTGCCGCGTTTTAATTCATCCCTCAT encodes:
- the rsmB gene encoding 16S rRNA (cytosine(967)-C(5))-methyltransferase RsmB, giving the protein MPRISARGLALRVLIDVEQDGAYANLALHKVLEKYRPGKLDRAFATELSYGALRSLNTLDWVLAQFVSQPLARQSPAVRNILRLGVYQLMFMDRVPPAAACNEAAELARQYGHQGVVRFVNGVLRNVARRLGDIKYPALEEDPVEHIALKYSHPVWLIKRWLEEFGLKDTIAICRADNEPAPNTIRTNTLKINRDGLADRLTREGLSVVKTGFAPEGLYIEGFLSLGALDSFREGLFQVQDESSMLAGRALMPLPGSFVIDACGAPGGKTTHLAQLMENRGRILAFDIHPHKLDLIKENCARLGIGIVEAAAGDARELPAGLHGQADFVLVDAPCSGLGVLRRRPDARWRKDPGEIPAVVQLQSQILESASRCVKAGGVLLYSTCSITHEENLGQVEDFLNGNPEFGLEGLSATLPGELDDNGTLSRGYIQLYPGCHGMDGFFIARMRKKDRVK
- a CDS encoding DUF116 domain-containing protein — translated: MFVSNLIPVRKRLFIGLLAVSLLSAALFLGGIYYLATNPNRTAFNQILLLTLAGMLFGGMVVAAFGIGGIVLTILYARDINALHGPMRIAVSLFFPIVLTLGRIFHIDVNRIKSSFIEVNNHLVRSKELNILPDQLLLLAPHCLQNSDCPHKITVDIDNCHRCGRCPVNSLLDLRDRYGIKVGMATGGTLARKFVQEYRPRAIVAIACERDLTSGIQDSNPLPVLGVANERPFGPCFNTNITLSKVEEAVRFFIHDRWQPLTGTGKDIGINDNMEGVSVVAQNISQRTGAKSTHRC
- the fmt gene encoding methionyl-tRNA formyltransferase, yielding MRVVFMGTPDFAVPTLQALVQAGHDLAAVVTQPDRPRGRGKKEAASPVKVAAQAFQTPVLQPQRVKDPDFIEVLKKLSPEIIVVAAYGRILPPAVLYLPVYGCVNVHASLLPKYRGAAPLHWAVMNGERETGITIMRMDEGMDTGAVLLQEAVPIRETDNVGAVHDKLAALGARLLLKGLALTGRGELAGAPQTGEPSYAPMLKAEDEIVEWARPARHLFNQIRGMDPWPGARTTLWGRVLKLWRAEVLDEDAMGHVPGQALAAGREGITVGTGQGLILLKELQLQGGKRMSAADFVRGNPLPAGTVLGSR
- the def gene encoding peptide deformylase, which codes for MTVYNIVELGDDVLREKARAVPKITPNIIKLLDNMARTMYMAKGVGLAAPQVGISKRVIVVDTGDGLHELINPEIVRSEGQEIDNEACLSIPGLMGEVARATLVEVKSLDRNGKECRLRAKGFFARALQHEIDHLDGVLFIDRAKNISKIKKKED